A single Scleropages formosus chromosome 4, fSclFor1.1, whole genome shotgun sequence DNA region contains:
- the LOC114910435 gene encoding superoxide dismutase [Cu-Zn]-like yields MKAVCVLRGAGEVTGTVFFEQENESSPVKVTGEIKGLTPGDHGFHVHVYGDNTNGCISAGPHFNPFQKTHGGPTDEERHVGDLGNVTAGADNIAKINIEDKVISLLGPNSIIGRTMVVHEKADDLGKGCNDESKLTGNAGGRLACGVIGIAA; encoded by the exons ATGAAAGCAGTTTGCGTTCTCAGAGGCGCTGGGGAAGTGACGGGCACTGTGTTCTTCGAGCAGGAG AATGAGTCCTCTCCTGTGAAGGTCACCGGTGAAATCAAGGGCCTCACCCCAGGCGACCATGGTTTCCATGTGCATGTTTATGGGGACAACACCAATG GCTGCATTAGTGCCGGCCCACACTTCAATCCTTTCCAGAAAACTCACGGGGGTCCCACGGATGAAGAGAG GCATGTTGGTGACCTTGGTAATGTGACTGCTGGAGCTGACAACATAGCCAAAATTAACATTGAGGACAAGGTTATATCCCTGCTTGGACCAAACTCGATCATTGGACGGACAATGGTG GTCCACGAGAAGGCAGATGACTTGGGCAAAGGGTGCAACGACGAGAGTAAGTTGACGGGCAATGCTGGAGGTCGTCTTGCCTGCGGTGTGATAGGCATTGCTGCGTAA